The nucleotide window TTTACTGGTTGAGACTGTAGTTGAACTGTGGGACAGGGCTGCTGAAGGTTAGGGTTTATGGTCCTGGGCTGCCATTGGGAGGTTGTCAGTCACTCTCCCTGGGACTGCATCTGCTTACAGAAGGCCTCAAACTGCTGCTGCTCCAGCTCTGTCATCACCTTATTCAGGGCGTAGATCTAAAATACACACAACAATGAAGATCAGCCAACTAGCAGTGGCATCATAAAGTAGGGGCAAAGGTTGTGTGTAGGGTAAGTATTGTAGGTTATCCTTATCACTGAAACATGTCATTTGACCTCTGCAGAAGCTTGAGCAGTTTGAACTAATGCAACCATCCATGGAATTGCAGCCAGTTATAGCCTGTGTACTGTCGAATGACATGTTTGACAGACGTGGGAAAAGACTGACCATTTAACCAAATCTTGTCAGTTAGCTAGTTTGAAAGAAACTGCCACCCAAGCAAGCCATTGTTGTGACTTTACCTCTGACCGTTGTCGTTGTTTCAGTTCCTGCTGGGCGGATTTCTGCTTGGCCCTGTCGCCGCGAGTAGGAGTGGAGTTCAACTTCGCTTTGTCTTTGCGACAGGTGGGCTCCATGGTTACTGACTGACAGCCACCACAGCACAACGACTCGATCAACTCGACCTGAAGTAAGATTGAAAGCATAATCAAAGTAATCacgtgaacattaacaaataacaaatggACAGTGCGATCAACAATTCATACTACTGTGTCCACAAACAAAGACACGGTAAGCTGCCGTCTTTGCTACCTAACCTAGCTAAATTTGCTACTGTAGCTAGCATTCCACTTCTAACGTTAGCAACTGACGTTAGTCAGAGAGCACTTAAACTcgccagctagctagccacagctttagcacaaaaacataaacacagaCAATCAAATTACGTTTATTTGAAAGGTATCTGGTATTAAAAACACTCACGTTCAATAAGAGCTCAGATTGTCAACATAGAAAGTGCAGACAACAACAGTCGGCTGTTCAAACACTGAAGTGTAAAACAGCTGTTTGGAAGGAAATTGTGTAACCAGAAAATAACCCCGGAATCGTTCAGTCATAAAACGTACCAACGTTGGTTCCTACCTGAGATTGCTGTTATTTCCATTAAAGTTAACGGCAAAATAACGTCGGTATTTAGTTGTATTTATTCACATTAGAATAACCACTTAACGTGTCCAGTTTTTAATCACATAAATCTAATGAGCTGTTGCAGTTTATACCAGAGGACAAACGTCTATACAGATGACTAATAATCGACCAAAAGATGTCGCTCTTGTCCCACTGATAAAACAGTATATTTTATTTGGGTGAAAGTGGATGTCACATGatgtatacatatacatacatacatacatacatacatacatacaggtaactgccaaaataatggaaagacttgagtaaatgagagatacaaaatatattgaaatcaggtgcttccacacatgtgtggttcctgagttaattaagcagttAACGGCGCATTATgctagggtcatgtataaaaatgctgggcaagCCATCATTTTGGCTACGCACCTATAGgatgagaagggggggggggggggtcgtgtgTGTTTTGTAGTGAACCTATAGAAGTTGGTATGTGTGTCCTCTTGCAAGGCTGTGTCAGTGAGATTTATCACGCTGCATTCCCATGGAAGTCCAGTGGAATTCCGATGGCATTCCGATGGTTTACCTGGATTTCATCCCCAAACTCAAAAGAAGTGCTCACCCTGGAATAATACAATATCCTGAAAGGAACAACTGATCCCAAACACagacacaagcgcacacacacacagtgggattCTGTTGGTAGAAATGTGGAGGAGTGAGTAagtaaagaggaagagagaggaggggtagagagagga belongs to Salvelinus namaycush isolate Seneca chromosome 20, SaNama_1.0, whole genome shotgun sequence and includes:
- the LOC120065723 gene encoding small vasohibin-binding protein, encoding MEPTCRKDKAKLNSTPTRGDRAKQKSAQQELKQRQRSEIYALNKVMTELEQQQFEAFCKQMQSQGE